In Lycium barbarum isolate Lr01 chromosome 9, ASM1917538v2, whole genome shotgun sequence, the DNA window ATGCATGTAAATTAAGGTGATCTATATATGGGGATCTTAATTAGTAGCTCAGTTGTCCTGAACTTTCACTTTGTTAGCGAGAGTTCGATTCTCCAccttgtaatcccctcccccttgggcaatttgcacgattgcccttattcgggggtggtctttattttttgtcaTTCGCCTAGAAATTCATGGGTTCCGGATTCAAACTCCAGctcaatcaaaaattaaaaaaaaaaatcacaagccAGAGTGTCGTAGCAAagtaggcctattcgggcaaaagaaaaaaaaattgccttaagGCAGACTTTTGCCTCAACCCAGTGTGACTTACACTTCGTATCCCAAAACCAACCAAAACGAACACATGCATGGATTTAGTTGTACAAATATGGAAGCGAAGAACCCCGACAACATACCATTTTCACAACATCAACGACCATCAATAGAAAAAAAACTCAAACTTTGAAAGAGTGTGGAATATGGAGAAGCAACTCagtaaaacatatatatatatatccgataCTGAAAGACGAAGAAGAAAAAAGCACAGGAAAAAGTTTAAAAAACTCACCCGAAGAGATAGATGGAACTTCAAAATAGGGAAGGAGTAGCGATTAGCAATGGAGAATTGTGAAGAGACCTGCAATTGGCCAGCGGAATTATCGATTCATCCAAAATTTAGAATTGAAAAAATATGACATTACCTTCCAGACATGAATTGGAAAGTTGAAAAGCATACCTATGAAGAGAACTAAAGAGTTCATTGATGAACACTGGATATCTTGCGTTGGAATGCTAAAGACCAAGACGGATGGTTCTAATTAGGTTTtgataattatatatttttttttaatttctcattcGATGTTTGATATTTATTTTGAGGCCGGATTAATTTAGACTCATTCCAGGACGTCCTATTTTGGAGTAACACGCATCCTACTAAAAGTCTTTTTATATCTAAGACTTGAATTCAAAATCTGTAATTAAGATGAAAAGGTACTTATTACTCCACCAGAATCTATAATGATTTTTGATAGATAttattctttcattttttttcttttattgttcTATTAGTACAAGTGAATTTCCAATTACATATAGTCAATCGATACACTATAAACGAATTCCTCATGGTGAAGTAATTATAAGAATTTTTGGGTTTGCAAATAtaagttaaaaataaaattaagaatAAGTTGATTAATAACGTACATCAATGTATTTTTATTAGCATTTTGTTTGGTCTAAGTAAAAATATTTATCGATTATATTATTAGCTGTATAATCATATGTGATCAACAAAATTAgcattaaataattaaaaatcaaTTTATAGATACTAATTTTATTTTTctctaataaaaaaaaatttaattaataaaTTTTGAGCATACGCTATATCAACTATTGATACTTTTATTTATTGTATCAGATTTTGATATTTTGTTCTAATATTATGTGTATTTTTGTATTTATTATCGGCTTTTTGTTTGGTCTAAATAAAAAGTTTTATCGATTATAGTTTTAGTTGTAATTAATGATATATGATTAACATAATTAACATTAAATAGTTAAAATCAATCTATAGTTACGAATTTTATTTTTTCtcgaataaaaataattttaattaataaattttGAGCATAAGCTATATTAACTATGGATACGTTATTTTATTGTATCGGATTTTGATGTTTTGTTCTAATATTGTGCGTATTTCACAAGTTAGATTAGTTTTTATTAATACATAATCAAAATATCTTGCAAAAGAAACACATAGAACGTTTGATTTAGTTCATACAAATAGTGAAATTAATTACTAAAAGGGTAAACCTTCATTTGGATTTCAAAAATGTTATGCCAcaatatattttataaaatacaccgcaaaatataaataatgtatattcatgtcataaaaataaaaattattcaaCCTTCCACAATATTGTATATAGTCAAATTGTGGAAGTACAaagaatacataaatgaaatcaagaAGACTTGAAATTATGTGAAGCATAAAGAATATAGTGAAaagtaaaagtgaaaaaagtgacaCGTGGTTAGAGGCATAATTACATGCTACTTGAAAAATGTTATTTATAACGAAGACAAATAATTTGGGGAAAATATTGTTTAACTTAAATCACTAAATAGGAAGGGTGGGAAGGAGTGCATCGAAGAAGAGAGTGGTGGAAAATGGGGTCCACAGAAGATCTAATGGAAATTATGCCATAAATTCCAATATTACCCTTGATTGTCCACCTTTCACTCTTCCATATAGTATAAATTCACATTGGTTATGAGCATGAGCACTAAGCCACTAACTAATAGAAATAGTTGCTCAGGAAACTTAGCCTTGTTGAAATAAGAACAAATATGTCCGGAACTGCAGATTCTCAAGCTGACTTAACAATGGATTACGATCCATTGAAGGAAATAAAAGCTTTTGATGATACAAAAGCTGGTGTAAAGGGACTAGTTGATGCTGGAATAGTAGAAATACCAAAAATTTTCATTAGGCCACCTCATGAACTTGCTGAAGAGTTGACGCAGGGAAAGTCAACTCTACAGGTTCCAGTGATAGATCTCAGTGGCATAGAGATTCAAGATCGACGTAAGAAGATTGTCGATGAAATAAGGGAAGCATCAGAGAAGTGGGGATTTTTCCAACTGATAAATCATGGGGTTCCTCCAAGTGTTTTGGAAGGAATGATTGATGGGATTCGTGATTTTCACGAACAAGATGCTGAAGTGAAGAAAGAGTACTATTCGTGCGATGTAGGGAGAAATGTTAGATACCATAGCAATCCTCATATAAATCAAACAAAGACTGCAAAATGGAGGGACACATTGAACATTTCTACACTAGCTTCTGGTCACATTGAACCTGAAGAAATACCAGCAATTTGCAGGTAACTATCCATTCTTCTGCATTTGAATTGCAATTCTATATCAGCCCTGTTCTAGTTGAAATTGGTTAAGTAAAGTTTAGAACTATTGAATTTTAGCAAGGCCAATTGTATGCTTTATGTTCTGGCTTTGTAGAAAATCGAATATGAGCAGAGATGTTAAGTATTACAGTATTTAGCTGTTTTTTTTCCAACATGGATTCTTCTTATCGTCGTAATCTTGGATGCTTTCTGGGTGGAATTGCTCCATCGATTTTACCAAATGAACATACACACCGGTCTCACGTAACGTCCATAGCACAATTACGGATTTGTAGAGGTTTTTAGGGATTATTTACGCTTTCATTTCCTTAGTtagaatcatatacatgtatacatacctcttatTCTTGGAATATCATTAGGAAATTCCTCTGTTGTCTCGTATATATTTATGGTATCAAAGCCGGATGTGGTTCTTCGCCCGAACCTGGTTCTTGGAATATTTTGATCCAACTTTATCCTCGTGAAGCAGTTAAGATTAATCAGTGATGCTGCATGCTGAAATCTTTGGACATAGGGAATTCTACGCATCTAGGTGTTTCTCTTTCAGTAAAGGCCACAATTCTTTTGATATGGTAGATCAGAATATCTTAAATCTTTTTGAGTTCTGTAACTTTGTATCTTTGGTATTTTCCTAATATCCAGGAAGACATCTCTCGAGTACATAAATCATGTGATGAAACTTGGGGAAATTATTCTTGGCTTACTATCAGTAGCTCTTGGGCTAAAATCTGACCACTTGAAAGCCACAGAATGTGACAAAGGACAAGTATTTGTATGCCATTACTACCCAGCATGCCCTCAGCCAGAGCTAACTCTTGGTGTCACTAAGCATAAAGATCCTGCTTTCCTCGCCTTTCTGCTGCAAGATCAAATTGGCGGCCTTCAAGTCATGCATAATAACCAATGGGTCAATGTTGAACCGATTGAACATGGATTGGTTGTTAGTATTGCTGACTTTCTTCAGGTTTGCAATAAAATACAGCTTTTTTGTCTCATTTATCTTCAATTTTGATTAATTTGTTAGTTATCTCAGTCTGATTTTGTAACAGATCCTATCAAACGACAAGTTTGTAAGTGCAGAACATAGAGTTGTAGCGAATAAGATAGGACCAAGGATATCAGTGGCAAGCTTTTTCACCGGTGTTTTTGAACCTCCAAAGATGTATGGTCCAATCAAAGAGCTCATATCAGAAGAAAACCCCCCACTATATAAAGAATTTCTTGTGAGCGATTACATCACGAAGCTTTCCTCTAAGCCACCTGATAAGTCTGGTCTTGATCTTTTCAGACTGGTATTGCCTAGCAGCAGTGAACATCTGTATAGTCCTTCTGAAAACACTATAGTCATGTGTACTGGTCAATGAAAGTTTGTGATTTGCTGCACATTAGTATACATAACAATGTCAAAGTTTTTGATTTGCTGCACAGTAGTGCTTTACCAATGAGTAATTAGCTAAGAGCACTTGCGTTCTCCTTTGAACTACTAGAGCACTTGTCATGAAATTTGCAGCCACCTGTTTGCATTTTCTTCTATTTGCACCAAATTGTTTGCTTCATTCTCTGTGACTGTGAGCATGGTCTTTAGTTCAATCGGTTATGAAGCCGTCAATATACCATCCATGTTGAGTGTTCTGCATTACCAGCTACTAGCCTATTACCGATTATGAAAGACATGAAGACATTTTCAACCTCATTACTGAGATATCTTTTGGAAAGGGAACTGCGAAATATCACTCCAGAGTGGTCGCAAAAGATTGGAAAAGAAAAAGAGTGAATGAAAAAGAGAGCATTTTACTATTGTGTACCATGTGAACAGATTGAATAGACCTTGTTCACAGGGAAGTAAAATTTTCAACAGATGATGATGACTTTGGGATAAACAAAATGACATTAAAGATCATAAGATTTCTAGCAGTTAACTAAGATTACATGGATCAGATGACCAACTAGCTTGGAGGAGGAGTCAGGCAATGTTTTCTCGCACTAGTAATACACTTTTGAACATTGTTTGACAATAAGCAAAGATTAATGAAAAGGATTTACCAGTATTACTACAAGTTTTGGGGTTAAATTTTAGGCATGGTTTTGTGGTTGTTTCGAGTGTGCTGATTTACCCGAGAAATCTCAAAATCCCATTTATCCTAACCACTCATCAGACCTCCATAATATATTAGAATGAATAGTCTCAGTGCCTGTGATTTCAATTTCCATGGAATATGTGCTTTAACTCAAACAACCTGAGAAATGAAATTTTCAGTCACCCTTTACTATGCAGTAAATATAACATGTTACTCTTGTTTTGAAGGCTAAAGACTACCTATAGAACCAAGATTTTGCAACCAAGTTGCTATACAGAACTGATAAATGGTTAATGCACAGTTCTTCTAAACTAGAGGTCCTAAGCCATATGTAAAACTCTAATTCTTAATTGAAGGGGGTCTAATTATTTCCTTAGCACAGCTATACTAGTTTTTGATGTATAGTATAGGtgggagtccggagcctaaagggtataaaaatacacggtatttacCAAAAGGGAATGTCCAAAAATTAATacaccaaaaggggtatatcgtggatcagcccacgatataccccaattttttttttctgtgtcAGGCCAATTCaacgaaaaaataaaataaaaattattgtataacgtggactgatccacgttatgcAAGTTATATGTTAACTTGGACTGATCCAATTTATATGTGCGCCTTTTTACTCCAAGCCTTCATTCTTTTTGGTAAGTATACTTACTTACACCTAGGCCTGAGAGGCATGGAGTATCAAAAGTCAATATTGGAACTTTCCTTTTGACTCTCTCTTTTTTCACTCATTACAGGAGAGCTTAAATTGCCACCTTTTTATTGAATGTCAAGGCACTCCAGTATTAAACTTGTGCCTAAATCTTTGCCTTGATTGCAGTTGAAAATGATGGCattttatatttgtattaaatatcGGTAGAGTTAGCCGTACGAGTAGAAAATTGAGGGCAACGACATTTGAACTCTGGTACAATTTTCTTGTACTTGTTTGCTAGTATTAGTATTGCTTGACACAAGCAAtcatgttgatttttttttttttttgggtcaaatgATAAGATTTTATTAAACTAGTAATCGTTCTGTAAACTAGCTATTGGACTAAGCTAGATTCTGAAAAATACTAACCCAAAAATCTATAGCTACATCTGGACACACAAAAATTCCAGAAGCAACTTATACTCTAGGAAAACAAATAAGACTATCTAGACAATTTGCCCATGTACAAGCAATAATGTTAAGTTAAAGTGCTATACTACTATTAGGCTACTAGCTTTTTCATACAGTCAGGTATTTTTAtactaagtgaacactctttttgatccaaAGGGAGTACTCTTTTACGGTAAGGAGAATtttttaccctttctttcttttcttggatTAAAGAATACTGCTTAAAGTTTGTTACTGTTCTTGTTTTTGGCAGAAAATTGTTACTTATTTAAATTGTGGGATAAGCGTATTATTTTTTATACTCGAcgaaaaaaatgtgaaaaaaacTTATAAAATGTAATTTCACATAAAATGCAAAGAGACTATTCACTATTTCAAATTCATTGTACTAATTTGGACTTCTAGAGGGAGAAAGAGGAAAAACGGAAAAAGAAAGTTATTTAATTACATATTCTATTTTCATTAAATTAATAAATGCGTTGAGGGTCTACCAGAAACAACCTCTTTACCTTTCAAGTTAGGGATAAGGTTGCCTTACACTCTACCCACCTCAGACCTCACTTTGTAACATTTCACTAGGGGAAAAAGATCGAGTGCAGTAGTATTGCTTCAAGTAATGTTCAATGGCCTTTAAATTCATGCCTAGTGGATCATAAAACAGTTTATGGTCGAGATTTATTTCAAATTTTGCACTTAAAAGAAGAACTAAAAATGGTAAAAGTAATACTAATGGCATCCATTAACCTAACCCACGTTTCTTTTGGTTTTTTCTTTTAATACTTTCTTCCTTTTAAAGTGCATTTCGAAATTGTTTACATTTTGCAAGCAAACTTTTTCAAGAGTCAAAAATCATAAGTATTTCAAAGTAATAATACACTAGTCCTTGGACACGTGCGTTGCACATGTATCCCCTTCTAATTAGTAGACCACGTTATAATTTGTAGGTGTACACATTCAAATTCTATcaccttttatttttttattaacaCTGGTATTACCTTTTCTCTTTTGATCAAAACTCACTTTTTTGTTTACCATTATGTGTTGTTTTAATTCATATTGTTTAATACAATTCAATGCAACAAAGAAAGGTTTCAACAATTTGATTTTCCGTTTCTTCTAATATCGATCTATTAGATATTCAACTTGTCAATTTCCATATTTTTTTAGACGTAAACAACACGGTCTACACTGGTTTATGAATGTTGGTTATATGGTTGCAATATTTCACGTCTGTCTTGTCTTTAAGAAATTATAGACTCCTTTTTACAATTTTATATGTGTCAAGAAGCTGTTGTTGAATAATAGTATTCTAAAATTGTACAGAAATTCAAGTATTAACATATATCCTCCTTAGAATGTTTAGTTGATCGTTGTCAAGTTATTCGTGTACATATGAAAAAAACATTAAAATTTATAAGAAACATATAGTTAACAAttatattaaaattaaaaataataattaatgatagCTTTGAAAGTCCAAACTCCAAAGAGTATCTACTTGCAAGTAaattacattttaaaaaaatacctTTTCTCCCAATCTGGGGGTACCATGTTGAAATCCTTAAACTTCAAGAatctacccaaaaaaaaaaagaataagtaaatagctcaaaaaaaaaaatggtatacaGTTTTAGTAATGGTTAGGAAATGGCCCATGCAACAAAATTGCTTAAAGGATATCACAAGACGCACTCTTGAACTTAAATTCTACATCTCATCCTTGCACTCAAAAGACAGAGTTATAATTGTACAAGCTATAAAAGATAAAGTAACTGCAAGACGAAGCATTTTTATCAAATTACAAAACcagaaaacatagaaaataaaaaaataacaacaaaaaaaattgtctttCATACTTCCAACTTCCAAGTGAACCAAAAATACCGTCACCATGCAAAGTTTTATCCTTGTCCCTTTTTTTGTAATCACTCTCTTCATGTATTTTCAGTTCATTCATTTTTCTTCTTGTTGCTTCTTGTTCACCATGCAATGTTTTATCCTGCAATTGACATTAATAATCATTTGCCGATTAAGCTTATAGACATAATATGCCATCTTTTCAAAATATAGAAGAACCAACTTCATTTTGTGTCCAAATAAGTTCCAATCTCTCGGTCAAGCTTCTGCTTCTCTATTCTTCCCTTCAGGAAATGAACTATGTATTATAGAATGTTCTTCATTTCAATAAATGAGAATGAACTGCCAGAAAGAGATTATAAAGCCACAAAAAGTGATCAAAACAATTTTGGCTTTTTGTCTCCTTTTCTCTCCAAACATAACCTCCGCCCCTTCAATCCcatttattttcttgtagtaaAGATGGAACTATTAATTGTCACATTAATAAAGTAAACTTTTTAAAGGTAGTAATGCTTATAGATAGTATTGATTTACAATTCAATTATATAAGCTGATCGTTTCCTCCCATAAATGACATAAGTTATTAGCAATTTAAGTGGGTATGTAATGACTTTCTTGAACGGATGAAATAATTCATTTGTTGTATTCATTACAATTTCAGTTTTGGAGATACAAAAAGGCGTGTAAAGTTTATGGTATAATAATGACTTAAATAAGAAATTACTGTATTACATTGTTTTGACTTTTGACCAAGTAAATCAACAGTTCAAATTGGACTTATGCGTGTGATTCTTACATATCtataaataaaaaacaaaaaatcgtACAAATACTGcgcgaaaaaagaaaaaaaaaactgacaatTAAATGACATTGAATAGACACAAATTATACTTCTTTGCAATAATTACTGTTAAATGAAAGTAATTCCTAGAAAGTAAAAGTAGACTATACTAACAAATTACTGTGTGATAAATGCTTGGTAGATACAAGAGCTTACGgtaatcatttttcatttcattgatttattaatatatttatcatttattagaAGTAAATTTACTATTTTGATATTAACTGGTTATTATATTTTAAAAGGTTATAAATGTCCATCGACATTTTAGGGATATTGTTGCATTTTGATTTACTGTAAGAATAAAATCGTAATCCAATTTTAAAAAAAGGAGCTTTCAGCTTTTAGTATAATATATTATGATATGACATGGTGGGATCAGTTTCATATGAGATCCATG includes these proteins:
- the LOC132610060 gene encoding 1-aminocyclopropane-1-carboxylate oxidase homolog 1-like codes for the protein MSGTADSQADLTMDYDPLKEIKAFDDTKAGVKGLVDAGIVEIPKIFIRPPHELAEELTQGKSTLQVPVIDLSGIEIQDRRKKIVDEIREASEKWGFFQLINHGVPPSVLEGMIDGIRDFHEQDAEVKKEYYSCDVGRNVRYHSNPHINQTKTAKWRDTLNISTLASGHIEPEEIPAICRKTSLEYINHVMKLGEIILGLLSVALGLKSDHLKATECDKGQVFVCHYYPACPQPELTLGVTKHKDPAFLAFLLQDQIGGLQVMHNNQWVNVEPIEHGLVVSIADFLQILSNDKFVSAEHRVVANKIGPRISVASFFTGVFEPPKMYGPIKELISEENPPLYKEFLVSDYITKLSSKPPDKSGLDLFRLVLPSSSEHLYSPSENTIVMCTGQ